A stretch of the Aegilops tauschii subsp. strangulata cultivar AL8/78 chromosome 4, Aet v6.0, whole genome shotgun sequence genome encodes the following:
- the LOC109752088 gene encoding F-box/LRR-repeat protein At3g59190: protein MPERRKKAAASGEDRISTLPDALLLHTLSLLASEEAVRTCVLARRWRNLWRYTPSLRLIHDDDIDVDIDVDESSLVHDDDTDFDKPRFSSAEHFNKFVSHLIVLRHRSPLVNCEIELYPDEDPGTCQYIQAVQLWIQYALACQVQLLNIFDNYGDQRLLLNVPFISSYLMTVHLRNVSLECSMNLSSCLVLENLEMTHCNIFMHKISSKSLKRLNMTECFFRTEVRTRFSFPGLLSLHLEDGDFRTPLLENMPLLETAFIRLEERCLDRCDNGDGNCDQESCEGCYGFHHYQSVLLNGLSNAINLELLAEPKKYIFRRDVAWCPIFGRLKTLVLNEWCVAVDMYSLVRVLQRSPILEKLTLQINNNRDIKSAIGVEGNHIPAKLSFVCTQLKVANIECQELNEKVYIIWNILRACGVHPEKISIKIKHTVSSFDGM, encoded by the exons ATGCCTGAGAGGCGCAAGAAAGCTGCGGCCAGCGGCGAGGACCGCATCAGCACCCTCCCCGACGCGCTCCTGCTGCACACGTTGTCTTTGTTGGCGTCGGAGGAGGCCGTGCGGACTTGCGTGCTCGCCCGTCGGTGGCGTAATCTCTGGAGGTACACTCCCAGCCTGCGCCTCATCCATGACGACGACATTGACGTCGACATCGACGTCGACGAATCAAGCCTCGTCCATGACGACGACACCGACTTTGACAAGCCAAGGTTCAGCAGCGCGGAGCATTTCAACAAGTTCGTGAGCCATTTGATCGTCCTCCGCCATCGCTCCCCTCTTGTCAACTGCGAGATTGAACTCTATCCAGACGAGGATCCTGGGACATGCCAATATATCCAAGCGGTCCAGCTATGGATCCAGTACGCTCTAGCGTGCCAGGTTCAGCTGCTCAATATTTTTGACAACTACGGCGACCAACGATTGCTCCTCAATGTTCCTTTCATCTCCTCGTACCTGATGACCGTACATCTTCGGAATGTTAGCTTAGAGTGCTCTATGAATCTCTCGAGCTGTCTGGTATTGGAGAACCTGGAGATGACACATTGCAACATTTTCATGCACAAGATATCATCCAAATCACTCAAGCGTTTGAACATGACGGAGTGTTTCTTCCGTACTGAAGTCCGCACTCGGTTCTCTTTCCCGGGTCTTCTTTCGCTGCATCTAGAAGATGGTGATTTCAGGACTCCTCTGCTTGAAAACATGCCATTGCTTGAGACAGCATTCATTAGGTTGGAAGAAAGATGTTTGGATCGATGTGATAATGGCGACGGAAATTGTGATCAAGAAAGCTGCGAGGGCTGTTATGGTTTTCATCATTATCAGAGTGTTCTTCTTAATGGTTTGTCCAATGCTATCAATTTGGAGTTGTTAGCTGAACCTAAAAAG TATATCTTCAGAAGGGATGTGGCATGGTGCCCCATATTTGGCAGGTTGAAGACTCTCGTACTCAATGAGTGGTGTGTGGCTGTTGACATGTATTCACTAGTCCGTGTTCTCCAACGCTCACCAATTCTTGAGAAGCTCACTCTGCAGATTAATAATAATAGG GACATCAAAAGCGCAATAGGAGTAGAAGGAAACCATATTCCAGCAAAACTATCATTTGTATGCACACAACTTAAGGTAGCCAACATTGAATGTCAAGAGCTCAATGAGAAGGTTTACATAATTTGGAATATTTTGAGGGCATGTGGCGTACATCCTGAGAAAATTAGCATCAAGATCAAACATACAG TCTCCAGTTTTGATGGGATGTAG